Part of the Vibrio celticus genome, AGCTACGCATGTGTGCCTTTTCACTTGGGTGAAGAGCTGTTCGATCAACGAGGTTTTGAACTAGCCGCACTGTCTGGCGAACTGGCTAACGCAGTGGCTGACAATGCTACCCACACAGTGAAAGTCGCGGGCGCGATTCCACCGCCATTTGGCAGCTACCGACCAGACTTGTTTAAGGTCGAAGAAGCAGCGCCGATCATCCAAACGCTTTACGATGCACAAGATCCAAACATCGACCTTTGGATAGCAGAAACCATCTGTAGCCTGCAAGAATTCGAATCCATTCATGCGGTACTCAAGCAATCAAGCAAACCGTGTTATTACGCCTTTAGCTTGGAAGACAACAAGGGCGATTTTGCCAACATTCGTTCTGGCGAGAGCGTAACAGACGCCATCAAACTTGCCTGCCAATCAAACGCAACAGGCATTATGTTTAACTGCTCAGTGCCTGAAGTGATGGATCAAGCCATTATCGATGCTAAGAAAGTGATCGATGAGCTAGGCCGTGATTTAGAAATTGGTGTCTACGCCAACAATTTTGCGCCTATCAGCAACGAACATGAAGCGAATGATATGTTTCAGGAGATGCGTGAGCTGGATGGTCAAGGTTACTTAACTTACGCTAAACGTTGGCACGCATTGGGCGCGAATATCGTCGGTGGCTGTTGTGGCATCGGACCAAAACACATTCAAGCCCTAGCCGATTGGAAACGCTCCATACAGAGCTAATCCTGAGCTTCAACTAGAATAAAATAAATAGAGAACAGGTTGAGAAATCTGTTCTCTATTTGTATGTGACGTCTCTGAGTACACTGATACAAAACAACGATTTGGAGCAACAGATGAGCGACACGCAACGCAAAATTAAATGGGGCATCGCAGGGCTAGGTAATATCGCCAATCGATTCGCAACGGCAGTCACAGAACACTGTCTGCATGGTGAGCTTTATGCGGTTGCCGCGAGAGACCATACACGCGCAGCCACATTCGCCAACAAGTTTGGTTGCGACAAGGCTTATGGTTCTTATGAAGAGATGGCGAATGACCCAAGTGTTGAAGCAGTTTACATCGCTACGGTTCACCCATACCACCAGCCACTCGCCGAGTTGTTTCTAAAGAGCAATAAGCACGTATTGGTCGAGAAGCCAGCTTTCACCAATCTTGGTGATTGGCTTGAGATGAAAGCCCTTGCAAATCAAAATGGCGTGATGCTGTTAGAAGCGATGAAAACCGTGGTGTTTCCCGCGTATCGTGAGCTCCAGTCATTCTTGGTCGACAACAACATTCAGATAGACTCAATTGAAGCCAGCTTTGGTAACCATCATGACTATGAGCCCGATTTGTTTATCTTCAATCCGGATTTGTCAGGCGGAGCAACGCTTGATGTTGGGGTCTATGGGCTTTGGTTCTTTTACGATCTGTGCAGAACACTGGGTGTGACCCCTTCAAAACCTCAGGTAGAGATGTCGTGTCTTTATGAGGGAGCGAATGTTGATACCAATGCATGCTTTACATTCTCTGGTGATATAAGCGGTAAGATATCGGCATCAACGGTGCAAAACCTTCCCCGATCAGCACACTTGAGTGGGCCTGATACTAAGATCACCATTCACGAAAAATGGTGGAATCCGGCCTTTATTGAGATTGAACATCAAGGCAAAAAGTCGACCATCAACTACCCAGTGACAGGGAATGGGTTCGAGTTTGAAATCGACCATTTTTCAGAGTTAGTCCTTCAGGGCAAAACTGAATCGGATATCCTAAGCTCAGAGATAACCTCTCGAGTTCTCGATACGATGGAAAAAGCACTCATTGACTCTGGCTATCCAAACTTAACTCAACCTCGTCGCTAGGAAAAGAAAATTGGGCAACCTTAAGCGCAAGCTTGAACTGTATGAAAAGATATTTCAGGCTTTTGGGCCTGGAGTATCACATTGTCAGGTCAACCAACTGGCCACACTGCTGCACGTGAGTGAACGTCACGTTCAGACCTTACTCAAAGCGATGACAGCACAAGGCTGGATTGAGTGGCAAGCTAGCTCAGGCCGCAGCAAGAAGGCAGAACTCACGTGTCTGGTTGAGCCCATTGAGGCGTGTTACCGATACGCACAAACCCAAGCTGACGCAGGCAACATAGAACAGG contains:
- a CDS encoding homocysteine S-methyltransferase family protein; the encoded protein is MKTLTILDGGMGRELKEIGAPFSQPLWSAQALIEAPDFVSQAHQNFVDAGAEILITNSYACVPFHLGEELFDQRGFELAALSGELANAVADNATHTVKVAGAIPPPFGSYRPDLFKVEEAAPIIQTLYDAQDPNIDLWIAETICSLQEFESIHAVLKQSSKPCYYAFSLEDNKGDFANIRSGESVTDAIKLACQSNATGIMFNCSVPEVMDQAIIDAKKVIDELGRDLEIGVYANNFAPISNEHEANDMFQEMRELDGQGYLTYAKRWHALGANIVGGCCGIGPKHIQALADWKRSIQS
- a CDS encoding Gfo/Idh/MocA family protein, encoding MSDTQRKIKWGIAGLGNIANRFATAVTEHCLHGELYAVAARDHTRAATFANKFGCDKAYGSYEEMANDPSVEAVYIATVHPYHQPLAELFLKSNKHVLVEKPAFTNLGDWLEMKALANQNGVMLLEAMKTVVFPAYRELQSFLVDNNIQIDSIEASFGNHHDYEPDLFIFNPDLSGGATLDVGVYGLWFFYDLCRTLGVTPSKPQVEMSCLYEGANVDTNACFTFSGDISGKISASTVQNLPRSAHLSGPDTKITIHEKWWNPAFIEIEHQGKKSTINYPVTGNGFEFEIDHFSELVLQGKTESDILSSEITSRVLDTMEKALIDSGYPNLTQPRR